The following are encoded in a window of Solibacillus sp. FSL R7-0668 genomic DNA:
- a CDS encoding GGDEF domain-containing protein gives MLLEFIINFSILFCFTTLIYWSFIHYEDVPFIQKYKSVLVGLAFGVAAFILTVVTAPFGNGIFIHNRNIFVLFSGLLGGPVSIFISSILIFISRSAIFYTSTIAFIMMINLLVITLAMAYAAHKYPMTYRNIAYYFFAITFEHCLLLLIYFGITLQSLYYTVIYLLFSSLAFYLLRIILIQLDHRHKQIRQIYELKQMDLLTQLPNHVAIEQRLKWLMQAKIPFELLHLDLRKFSTVNHQYSYEVGDAIFAKIAKTIEQQLPSESHIGRIDSDEFYIILLNLAPAEAIMQANQINEAIKKIVFTQDPTLQITANIGISSSNNYAQLPLLLNAAYRALDFAKKQPSIWIYHDNQLKNKYNKTHDDR, from the coding sequence ATGCTTTTAGAATTTATTATTAATTTTTCAATTTTGTTTTGCTTCACTACGTTAATCTATTGGTCATTTATCCATTACGAAGATGTGCCGTTTATTCAAAAATATAAATCGGTGCTCGTTGGGCTTGCGTTTGGGGTTGCGGCATTTATTTTGACCGTCGTCACGGCTCCTTTTGGTAATGGTATTTTTATTCACAATCGCAATATTTTTGTTCTTTTTAGCGGTTTACTTGGTGGGCCAGTTTCGATTTTTATTTCTAGTATTTTGATTTTTATTAGCCGCTCTGCCATATTTTATACTTCCACAATAGCATTTATTATGATGATTAATTTACTTGTTATAACACTCGCAATGGCGTATGCCGCTCATAAATATCCGATGACTTATCGTAATATTGCCTATTACTTTTTTGCTATTACATTTGAGCATTGTTTGCTTTTACTTATTTATTTTGGTATTACATTACAGAGTCTGTACTACACAGTTATCTATTTGCTATTTTCTTCGCTTGCCTTTTATTTACTTCGTATTATTTTGATTCAGCTCGATCATCGACATAAGCAAATTAGGCAAATATACGAATTGAAGCAAATGGATTTGTTAACACAGCTACCGAATCATGTCGCAATAGAACAGCGTCTTAAATGGCTTATGCAAGCAAAGATTCCATTTGAATTGCTGCATTTGGATTTACGAAAATTTAGTACGGTTAACCATCAATATAGTTATGAAGTAGGGGATGCCATTTTTGCCAAAATAGCGAAAACGATTGAACAGCAGCTACCTTCAGAAAGTCATATCGGGCGTATTGATAGCGATGAATTTTATATCATCCTTTTAAACTTGGCACCTGCAGAAGCCATTATGCAGGCAAATCAGATCAATGAGGCCATAAAGAAAATTGTATTTACGCAGGACCCTACCCTTCAAATCACAGCCAATATTGGCATTAGTTCTTCAAACAATTATGCACAATTGCCTTTGCTATTAAACGCGGCATATCGTGCGTTAGATTTCGCTAAAAAACAGCCATCCATCTGGATTTATCACGATAATCAGTTGAAAAATAAGTACAATAAAACGCATGACGATCGGTAA
- a CDS encoding DUF1934 domain-containing protein — MANENGKTVKIKLVSSIIPTEGELEQYEMWLEGSCIEKGESYYLRYEEVQEELHIQTTIKLNDNRGFINRSGGVMMRLPLIPGMRENGHYESPFGSLPIITDTHQLAIDVQKNEQVSGRFHTQYDLIIGGNSVGRYTLDIQFTEVQ; from the coding sequence GTGGCGAACGAGAATGGGAAAACAGTCAAAATTAAGCTAGTTTCCTCGATCATTCCAACCGAGGGCGAGCTTGAACAATATGAAATGTGGCTAGAGGGTAGCTGTATTGAAAAGGGCGAAAGTTACTATTTACGCTATGAGGAAGTTCAGGAAGAATTACACATTCAAACAACGATTAAATTAAACGACAACCGCGGTTTTATCAATCGAAGTGGCGGCGTCATGATGCGCTTACCACTCATTCCTGGCATGCGTGAAAACGGTCATTATGAAAGTCCATTTGGCTCTTTACCAATCATTACAGATACGCATCAGTTAGCAATTGACGTACAAAAAAATGAACAAGTATCAGGGCGTTTTCATACGCAATATGATCTTATTATAGGCGGCAATTCAGTTGGCCGTTACACATTAGATATTCAATTTACGGAGGTACAGTGA
- the argS gene encoding arginine--tRNA ligase: protein MNAVEQLQQSIKAALAAAIEKAGLVEAGTEVNIHLETPKDKANGDYATNVAMQLTKLAKKPPRAIAESILENLETADTEIEKIDIAGPGFMNITVRKDFLASVVKAAFEQGANYGRSNAGNAEKVQVEFVSANPTGDLHLGHARGASVGDSLCNVMDFAGYAVSREYYINDAGNQINNLAYSLEARYKQALGMDADMPEDGYHGSDIIEIAGKLAEEFGAAILEKSEEERFKFFRQHGLQLELAKLQNDLKNFRVEFDVWYSETSLYENGKIDVALNKLRENGHVFEEEGATWFRSTTFGDDKDRVLIKNDGSFTYLTPDIAYHEDKLQRGFNKLINIWGADHHGYIPRMKAAIEALGYDRGTLEVDIIQMVQLYKNGEKFKMSKRTGNAVTMRELVEEVGLDAVRYFFVKTAGDSHMDFDLDLAVSQSNENPVYYAQYAHARISSILRSAAEQGYAATLENLNLLTAEKEEDVLKKVGAFPQIVADAAKHRTPHRIANYIQELAAAFHSFYNAEKVLNQDNKELTEARLALITAVKTTLANALKLIGVSAPEKM from the coding sequence ATGAACGCAGTAGAACAATTACAGCAATCGATTAAAGCGGCACTTGCAGCAGCAATCGAAAAAGCCGGCCTAGTAGAAGCAGGCACAGAAGTAAACATTCACTTAGAAACACCAAAAGATAAGGCAAACGGTGACTACGCAACAAACGTCGCGATGCAATTAACAAAATTAGCGAAAAAGCCACCTCGTGCCATCGCAGAAAGCATTTTAGAAAACTTAGAAACAGCGGATACCGAGATTGAGAAAATCGACATCGCGGGTCCAGGTTTCATGAACATTACCGTGCGTAAAGACTTTTTAGCGAGTGTTGTAAAAGCAGCATTCGAGCAAGGGGCAAACTACGGTCGTTCAAATGCAGGAAATGCTGAAAAGGTACAAGTAGAGTTCGTTTCAGCGAACCCAACTGGTGACTTACATTTAGGACATGCGCGTGGTGCATCTGTAGGGGATTCATTATGTAATGTAATGGACTTTGCAGGCTACGCAGTATCACGTGAGTACTATATTAACGATGCGGGTAACCAAATTAACAATTTAGCGTATTCTTTAGAGGCTCGTTACAAACAAGCACTAGGGATGGACGCTGACATGCCAGAAGATGGCTATCATGGCTCAGACATTATCGAAATCGCAGGCAAACTAGCTGAAGAATTCGGTGCAGCCATTTTGGAAAAATCAGAGGAAGAGCGCTTCAAATTCTTCCGTCAGCACGGCTTACAATTAGAATTAGCCAAATTACAAAACGATTTGAAAAACTTCCGCGTAGAATTTGACGTTTGGTATTCAGAAACTTCATTATACGAAAACGGTAAAATCGATGTGGCGTTAAACAAATTACGTGAAAACGGTCATGTCTTTGAAGAAGAAGGCGCGACTTGGTTCCGTTCGACAACATTTGGTGACGACAAAGACCGCGTATTAATCAAAAACGATGGCTCATTCACTTATTTAACACCAGATATCGCTTATCACGAGGACAAATTACAACGTGGCTTCAATAAATTAATCAATATTTGGGGAGCAGACCACCACGGTTATATCCCACGTATGAAAGCAGCGATTGAAGCACTTGGCTATGACCGCGGTACATTAGAAGTGGACATTATCCAAATGGTACAGCTTTATAAAAATGGTGAAAAATTCAAAATGTCAAAACGTACAGGTAACGCGGTGACGATGCGTGAATTAGTAGAAGAAGTAGGCTTAGATGCGGTACGTTATTTCTTCGTAAAAACAGCGGGCGACTCTCATATGGACTTCGATTTAGATTTAGCCGTTTCACAATCAAACGAAAACCCAGTGTATTACGCACAATATGCACATGCACGTATTTCTTCCATCTTACGTTCAGCGGCGGAGCAAGGTTATGCGGCAACACTTGAAAACTTAAATCTGTTAACGGCTGAAAAAGAAGAGGATGTACTGAAAAAAGTAGGCGCATTCCCACAAATCGTGGCGGACGCAGCGAAACACCGTACACCACACCGTATTGCGAACTACATTCAGGAATTAGCGGCTGCATTCCACAGCTTCTACAATGCTGAAAAAGTATTAAACCAAGACAACAAGGAGCTAACAGAAGCTCGTCTTGCATTAATTACAGCAGTTAAAACAACTTTAGCGAACGCATTAAAATTAATTGGCGTAAGCGCTCCAGAAAAAATGTAA
- a CDS encoding acyl-CoA dehydrogenase family protein translates to MSKQLFIKTDEQRQWLAKLATVEQSFKDRAQQIDEDSVFPFENFKKLREIGYTKITLPKEFGGEGLSVYDAILLHETLSSYCGSTGLAASWSIQNIGEIFENRYWQSDTLTSFGEQVKNGATVNRAVSEFAMGSPVRGGKPATSAKHDGEDYVINGRKNYTSGAPDLDYFLVSAWIEDDNQLGFFLIPKTAQGVTVENTWDVASMRGTGSDDLVLQNVRVASSSLVEIPSYSTGFKLNGWLLLIPATYLGIAQAARDYAVKFATEHSPNSIQGTIAELPNVQTLIGEMDLALTNARFTLYGVAALYEDPAKKSEIINEVNIAKHVVTNIAIEVVDKAMRLVGAKSLQRANPLQRYYRDVRAGLHNPPMDDLTIKRLAETAIQNQLKEKEVSV, encoded by the coding sequence ATGAGTAAGCAATTATTTATTAAAACAGATGAGCAGCGTCAATGGCTCGCAAAATTAGCAACGGTAGAACAAAGCTTTAAAGATCGAGCACAGCAAATTGATGAGGATTCGGTTTTTCCGTTTGAAAATTTCAAGAAGCTTCGTGAAATCGGCTATACAAAAATAACATTGCCAAAGGAATTTGGAGGGGAAGGGCTTTCTGTTTACGATGCGATACTTCTACATGAAACACTTTCAAGCTATTGTGGTAGCACCGGCTTAGCGGCTTCCTGGTCGATTCAAAATATTGGTGAAATCTTTGAAAATCGTTATTGGCAGTCTGATACACTGACATCGTTTGGAGAGCAAGTGAAAAATGGAGCCACTGTGAACCGTGCAGTAAGTGAATTTGCAATGGGAAGCCCAGTACGTGGTGGAAAACCAGCAACTTCCGCCAAGCATGACGGAGAAGACTATGTGATTAATGGCCGCAAAAATTATACGAGTGGTGCGCCGGATTTAGATTATTTTTTAGTTTCGGCTTGGATAGAGGACGACAATCAGCTTGGCTTTTTCTTAATTCCAAAAACAGCACAAGGCGTTACCGTCGAAAATACATGGGATGTTGCATCGATGCGCGGTACAGGGAGTGATGATTTAGTCTTACAAAATGTACGTGTCGCATCCTCTTCTTTAGTTGAAATCCCTAGTTATTCTACAGGTTTTAAATTGAATGGCTGGCTGCTCTTAATTCCAGCAACCTATTTAGGTATTGCACAGGCTGCGCGGGATTATGCTGTGAAATTTGCGACAGAGCACTCGCCAAACAGTATTCAAGGAACAATTGCCGAGTTACCAAATGTGCAAACCCTGATCGGAGAAATGGATTTAGCGTTAACGAATGCGCGCTTTACGCTTTACGGTGTAGCAGCGCTTTATGAGGACCCAGCGAAAAAATCAGAAATTATTAATGAAGTCAATATCGCAAAGCATGTGGTGACAAATATTGCAATCGAAGTTGTAGACAAGGCAATGCGCTTAGTAGGAGCAAAAAGCCTACAGCGCGCCAATCCATTACAGCGCTATTACCGAGATGTACGTGCAGGGTTGCATAATCCACCAATGGATGACTTGACGATTAAGCGCTTGGCAGAAACGGCAATTCAAAATCAATTAAAAGAGAAAGAGGTATCTGTATGA
- a CDS encoding transporter substrate-binding domain-containing protein, with product MKFKQIVKLTSISIVAAALLTACGDEPQSGSASSKEEGKDGVTVVKVAYDQASKPMTYLDENGNPTGYDVEVMKLVDEALPQYEFDYVGTTSDDLLIGVEQGKYHAGVKNAFWTEERTQKYIFPKEFLGLSSAGLVLKKENAHIKNLSDFAKAGYTLAPIAANNAQYTVIAEYNEANPDNPVKLQAGEEFTVDVVQWVNEGRVDGGVQIEGAFNGQVLTEGGPYYNLKDEVVYNEFAVIKTWPLFNKKQQEFADAYDQAIAEIKKTDALQQLSKEFYGKDLFEVLDSVNR from the coding sequence ATGAAATTCAAACAAATCGTAAAATTAACTTCCATTAGTATCGTTGCTGCAGCTTTGTTAACAGCTTGCGGTGATGAGCCACAATCAGGATCGGCTTCATCAAAAGAAGAAGGAAAGGATGGCGTAACGGTTGTCAAAGTGGCATATGACCAAGCAAGTAAGCCAATGACTTATTTAGACGAAAACGGCAACCCAACAGGTTATGACGTTGAAGTAATGAAATTAGTAGACGAAGCGTTACCACAATATGAGTTCGATTATGTAGGAACAACAAGTGATGACTTACTCATTGGAGTAGAGCAAGGGAAATATCATGCGGGGGTCAAAAATGCGTTCTGGACAGAGGAGCGCACACAGAAGTACATTTTCCCGAAAGAGTTTTTAGGCTTAAGTAGCGCTGGCTTAGTGCTGAAAAAAGAAAATGCCCATATTAAAAACTTAAGTGATTTTGCCAAGGCTGGTTACACATTAGCACCAATCGCCGCAAATAATGCGCAATATACGGTCATTGCCGAATACAATGAAGCCAATCCAGATAACCCAGTAAAGCTACAAGCGGGTGAGGAGTTTACAGTCGATGTCGTGCAATGGGTAAATGAAGGCCGTGTGGATGGTGGTGTCCAAATTGAAGGGGCATTCAACGGGCAAGTATTAACTGAGGGCGGCCCTTACTATAATTTAAAAGATGAAGTGGTATATAACGAATTTGCAGTTATTAAAACATGGCCGCTATTTAATAAAAAGCAGCAGGAATTTGCCGATGCCTACGATCAAGCCATCGCTGAAATTAAAAAGACTGATGCGCTCCAACAGCTCAGCAAAGAATTTTATGGCAAAGATTTATTTGAAGTGTTAGATTCGGTCAATCGCTAA
- a CDS encoding amino acid ABC transporter permease yields MEKYFDMSYIWAALPDLLPYLWVTLYIVAFSVIGGSLFGFVLAAAKLSNNQLLRALANAYTTVMRCTPAIVLLFLVYYGIPAFAEGVFGIYLQDVSTGVFVVVTFSLQFAAMMSEVIRSSYLAIDKGQFEAAVSVGLTPFQAYRRIIFPQALVVALPNFGNGLISVLQEGALAYTIGFIDIVGKANLIIANNYGTHTLEIYIALAVIYWVLSISIEKLFAVLEKMLSKGKQTIKTT; encoded by the coding sequence TTGGAAAAATACTTTGATATGTCGTATATTTGGGCGGCCTTACCCGATTTATTGCCCTATTTATGGGTGACCTTATATATCGTGGCCTTTTCGGTGATAGGTGGCTCTCTATTCGGCTTCGTGCTCGCTGCGGCGAAGTTAAGCAATAACCAATTATTACGCGCTTTAGCAAATGCGTATACAACCGTTATGCGCTGTACACCGGCAATTGTTTTATTGTTTTTAGTGTACTACGGCATTCCTGCTTTTGCAGAAGGGGTATTCGGCATTTATTTGCAGGATGTATCCACTGGGGTATTTGTTGTTGTGACCTTTAGTCTGCAATTTGCGGCGATGATGTCAGAAGTCATTCGCTCTTCCTATTTAGCGATTGATAAAGGGCAATTTGAAGCAGCGGTCAGTGTTGGCTTAACACCGTTTCAAGCCTATCGCCGCATTATTTTCCCGCAAGCATTGGTCGTGGCACTGCCAAACTTCGGCAATGGGCTCATTTCGGTATTACAGGAAGGCGCACTTGCGTATACAATTGGCTTTATTGACATTGTTGGCAAGGCAAATTTAATTATTGCGAATAATTATGGTACGCATACATTAGAAATTTATATCGCATTAGCGGTCATTTATTGGGTGTTATCGATTTCCATCGAGAAACTCTTCGCAGTGCTTGAAAAGATGCTTAGTAAAGGAAAGCAAACGATAAAAACAACGTAG
- a CDS encoding amino acid ABC transporter permease translates to MNWPFLIDTFFVALSGVPVALLVTVVSLFIAVPFGFLLALARIYEVPVINQFAKVYISFVRGTPVIIQIFVLYATIPLILSGIFEKYQIDYPIYEINPLWYAFIIFSFNTAAILIEIFRSALQTVAKGQLEAAQSVGLTTAQAYRRIIIPQALVSAMPNLCTATINLIKATSLGYAISLQEITLKAKVEANLGYNYLEAYLDIFVVYLLICMTVEYLFKWSEKRLSRYKVATV, encoded by the coding sequence ATGAATTGGCCATTTTTAATTGATACATTTTTTGTCGCATTAAGTGGCGTTCCAGTTGCGCTACTCGTAACCGTTGTTTCGCTGTTTATTGCGGTACCATTTGGTTTTTTACTAGCACTGGCACGTATTTATGAAGTACCTGTAATCAATCAGTTCGCAAAAGTGTATATTTCATTCGTTCGTGGGACACCGGTCATTATTCAAATTTTCGTGCTCTATGCAACGATTCCGTTAATACTAAGTGGCATTTTTGAAAAGTATCAGATTGATTATCCCATTTATGAAATTAATCCACTCTGGTATGCCTTTATTATTTTCTCGTTTAATACGGCAGCCATCTTAATTGAAATATTTCGTTCGGCCTTACAAACCGTTGCAAAAGGTCAGCTGGAGGCGGCGCAGTCAGTAGGTTTGACGACAGCCCAGGCATACCGCCGCATCATTATTCCACAGGCGCTTGTTTCCGCGATGCCTAATTTGTGCACAGCAACGATTAACTTAATTAAAGCGACATCGCTTGGCTATGCGATTTCCTTGCAAGAAATTACGTTAAAGGCCAAGGTAGAGGCAAATTTAGGCTACAACTATTTAGAAGCCTATCTTGATATATTTGTTGTTTATCTACTTATTTGTATGACAGTAGAATATTTATTTAAATGGTCTGAAAAACGGTTAAGTCGTTATAAGGTAGCGACTGTATAA
- a CDS encoding IS110 family transposase gives MNFNTNEKINQVSENTLVIGIDIAKHKHFACAVDDRGRVLQKSFPIVQSRIGFEAFYERLLTLKTAHEKQEILVGFEPTGHYWMNLAAFLTHYGIPFVMVNPMHVNRSKELDDNLQTKNDQKDALVIARLMRDGRFSYPRLLEGVEAELRNGATLRSKIQEDLNALQNRIIRWLDRFFPEFTQVFKNFGKMAYAVLEKTPLPMDIQGKTPEELLFLYRQVDGMKSPQLPKAKQLVELAPHSIGLTEGLVMARYEIATLLSQVKLMQAQLDELTVQLTELAKQMTDYDYLASVPGIGDVTIVELLSEVGSLTQYTHPRQLIKLAGLTLRENSSGKQTGQKRISKRGRRKLRALLFRVMMPLIQHNLAFKALHEHYTTRTNNPLRKKQSIVVLCGKLLKILHALCNKKIYFNPDQMMNDFTQLQTAA, from the coding sequence ATGAATTTTAATACGAATGAAAAAATTAATCAAGTTTCTGAAAATACGTTAGTCATTGGCATCGATATTGCCAAGCATAAGCACTTCGCTTGTGCTGTGGATGATCGCGGTCGCGTGCTCCAAAAATCATTTCCTATCGTGCAATCACGTATCGGATTTGAAGCGTTTTATGAGCGTCTGCTTACGTTAAAAACGGCACATGAAAAACAAGAAATCCTCGTTGGTTTCGAGCCAACTGGTCACTACTGGATGAACTTAGCGGCGTTTTTAACACACTATGGGATTCCGTTTGTGATGGTCAATCCGATGCACGTCAATCGCTCGAAAGAACTCGACGACAACCTGCAGACGAAAAATGACCAAAAAGATGCGCTTGTCATCGCCCGTCTAATGCGAGATGGACGCTTTAGCTATCCTCGTCTTTTAGAAGGCGTGGAAGCGGAATTACGAAATGGTGCGACGTTGCGTTCAAAAATTCAAGAGGATTTAAACGCCCTTCAAAACCGCATCATTCGTTGGTTAGACCGTTTCTTCCCAGAGTTTACACAAGTCTTTAAAAATTTTGGAAAAATGGCGTATGCGGTGCTGGAAAAAACGCCGCTGCCAATGGATATTCAAGGGAAAACACCGGAAGAACTGCTCTTCCTTTATCGCCAAGTAGACGGGATGAAAAGTCCTCAACTACCGAAAGCGAAACAATTAGTCGAACTGGCACCTCATTCAATTGGACTGACGGAAGGACTGGTGATGGCCCGTTATGAAATCGCCACACTGCTTTCTCAAGTGAAACTAATGCAGGCACAGCTCGATGAATTGACTGTACAATTAACGGAATTAGCGAAACAAATGACGGATTATGACTACCTAGCATCTGTACCCGGAATCGGCGATGTCACGATTGTCGAATTACTATCAGAAGTCGGTTCGCTCACGCAATATACGCATCCACGCCAATTAATCAAACTCGCGGGACTCACATTGCGTGAAAACTCTTCAGGTAAACAAACCGGACAAAAACGGATTTCTAAACGTGGAAGACGCAAACTTCGCGCCCTCCTATTCCGTGTCATGATGCCATTGATTCAACATAATCTAGCGTTTAAAGCGTTACACGAACATTACACCACACGCACCAACAATCCACTGCGTAAAAAGCAATCGATTGTCGTCCTGTGTGGGAAGTTACTGAAGATTTTACATGCCTTGTGTAACAAGAAAATTTATTTTAATCCAGACCAAATGATGAACGATTTCACCCAGCTTCAAACGGCTGCGTAA